The following nucleotide sequence is from Sandaracinaceae bacterium.
CACCACCGCGAGCACGAAGACGGTACAGAACAGCAACATCGCGATCAGCGGCCCCGCCAGCAGCGGGCTGTCGCTGAAGAAGTCGCGGGTCATCTCGCTCATCATCGGGTCACCTCCTCGCGATCCTCCGGGATCTCGCTCACCTGCACCGGCGTCGGCCCCTCCTCCTCCGGCGCGCCTTCCCATTCGGACGTGTTCCGCCCGAGGCGCTCGAGGTACGAGATGAGCGCGACGAGCTGGCTCTCCTCGAGCGGCAGATCACCCCTCGCGCCGTTCGGCTCCACCTCCGGCGCCAGCTCCGACGCGATGAAGGCGGCCTGGGCGCGCGCGTCGGCCTCCCCGCCGAGCACGGCCGGGTTGTCGTAGGGCACGCCCAGCAACTGCATGACGCCGAGCTTCTGCTGCGTCTCGTCGAACGGGACGCGCGTGGCTCGCAGGTGTGGGTACGACGGCATGATCGAGCCCGGCGACGTCGAGCGGGGATCGATCATGTGCTCGTAGTGCCACACGGCGCCGCGGTTCTGGCTGCTCTCTCGCGCCAGGTCGGGGCCAGTGCGCTTGCTTCCCCACTGGAAGGGGTGGTCCCAGATGCTGTCGTCCATGGTGGAGACGCCGCCCGGATAGCGCGCCGCCTCCCACGTGAAGGGTCGGATCATCTGCGAGTGGCAGTTGTAACAACCCTCGCTGATGTACACGTCTCGACCGTGGAGCTCGAGCGCCGTGTAGGGCCGCATGGGCGTGTCCCGACGGTCCTGCTCGCCGATGATCACCGACGGCACGATCTCGGCGACGCCGCCGATGAGCACCGCGATGGTGGTGAACACGGTGAAGAGCAGCGCCTTGCCCTCGAGCACGCTGTGCCAGCCGGGACCGTCATCGCTGCCCACCTGGATGGCGATGGTGCCGAGGATCGTCACGAACACGGCCGCGGAGATGAGCAGGGTCGAGGCGAGCTCGTTCACGAAGGCGACGGCGCCGACGAGCACCGCGACGACGGTCACCAGCTTGACGGGGTTGCTGAGCACGATCGCTCGCCAGTCGACCTCGTCCTCCTCCGGCTCGACCACCACCTCGACGGTCGTCTCGATGGGCTTGCGCCCGCGGATCGTCATCACGAGGTTGTAGGCGAGCATGAAGAAGCCAGTGAGGTAGACGGTGCCGCCCGTGAGGCGCGCCCAGTACATCGGGCGGATGGCGTCGAGCGTCTCGAGGAAGCTCGGGTAGAGCAGTCCGCCGTCGGGCGTCTCCGCGCGCCACATCAGCCCCTGCGTCACGCCGCTCACCCACATCGAGACGACATAGAGGAGGATGCCGAGGGTCCCGAGGTAGAAGTGCGCGTCGGCGAGCTTGCGGCTGTAGAGCTTGGTGCCGAAGAGCCGCGGCACCATCCAGTAGAACATCCCGGCGGCCATGAAGCCGTTCCACCCGAGCGCCCCGCCGTGCACGTGGCCGATGATCCAGTCGGTGTAGTGGCCGAGCGAGCTGACCGAGCGGATCGAGAGGAGCGGCCCCTCGAAGGTGGCCATGCCGTAGAAGGTCACGCCGGCCGCGAAGAACTTGAGGACCGGGTCCCTGCGCACGCGATCCCACGCGCCGCGGAGCGTCAACAGGCCGTTCAGCATGCCGCCCCAGCTCGGGGCCCAGAGCATGAGGCTGAAGACCATGCCCAGCGTCTGCGCCCACTCGGGCAGCGCCGTGTTGAGCAGGTGGTGCGGGCCGGCCCAGATGTAGATGAAGACCAGGCCCCAGAAGTGGATGATCGAGAGCCGGTAGCTGAAGACCGGGCGGTCCGCGGCCTTCGGCAGGTAGTAGTACATGATGCCGAGGACGGGGGTGGTCAGGAAGAAGGCGACCGCGTTGTGGCCGTACCACCACTGCACGAGCGCGTCCTGCACGCCGCCGAACACCGAGTAGCTCGTGAACGAGAGCCCCGCCGGGATGGCGAGGTTGTTCACCACGTAGAGCACGGTGATGGTGACGATGGTCGCGATGTAGAACCAGATCGCGACGTAGAGGTGCTTCTCGTTGCGCTTCTTCAGGGTCCAGAAGAAGTTGATCGCGAAGATCACCCAGACGAGCGCGACCGCGATGTCGATCGGCCACTCGAGCTCCGCGTACTCCTTGGACTGCGTGATGCCGAGCGGGAGGGTGATGGCGGCCGACAGGATGATCGCCTGCCAGCCCCAGAAGTGGATCTTGGCCAGCAGATCGCTCGCCACGCGCGTCTTCAGCAGGCGCTGCGTGGAGTGGTACATGCCGGCGAAGATCATGTTGCCGACGAACGCGAAGATGACGGCGTTGGTGTGGAGCGGGCGGAGGCGGCCGAAGGTGAAGTACGGCACGCCCCCGTCGGAGAGGTTGGCCGGCCAGAACGCGAGCTGGAGCGCCACCAGGGCGCCCACGCTCATGCCGACCAGCCCCCACACGATCGACGCGCCGGTGAACCAGCGGGCGACCCAATCGTTGTAGGTGACGGAGCGAGTTTCCACGTCTATCGATCCTCGGGGAGGGAGGGGGGTTGGGAGGACGAGGCGGAGTCCTCGTCGGAGGGTTGGGGGTCGTCTCGAAGGGGGAGCAGCGCGAGCCGGTCGGCGTGCTCGTGGGAGCCGCGGCCGATCGACCACACGAAGGCGAGGGCGCCCGCGCCGGCGAGCACGAGGCTCACGAAGAGCGTCAAGATCAGGACCTCCATCGAGACCTCCCGGCGGGGGCGCGCATCGCGAGCGCCGCGCCCGCGAGGGTCACGACGGAGCTGATGGGCATGAGCACGGCGGCCACCCAGGGCTCGACGAGCCCCGCGTAGGCGAGCCCGACGGCGCCGAGGTTGTAGACGACGGCGAACGCGAGGCAGCCGCGCACGACCCGCGCGAGGCGCCGCGCCTCCAGCAGCAGCTCCCGCACCGGCGCGAGGCCCGCGGTGACGAAGTAGAAGTCGCTCCGCGCCGGCATGAAGGGCCGATCGATGGCGGGGGTGCCGCTCGCGAGCGCGACCTCGGCCGCGGGGCCGTCGTTGATTCCATCGCCGACGAAGAGGGTCTCCTCGGGCGCGTGCGCGCGGAGCCACTCGGCCTTGTCGTCGGGGCGCTGGCCGCCGATCGCGCGCTCCTCGGGGAGGCCGAGCCGCGCCGCCATGGCGCGGGTCCGAGCCACGGAGTCGCCGCTGAGGATCCAGACCTCGAGCCCGTCGGCGAGGAGCGCGGCGACCTCGCGCTGCGCGTCCGGCCGGAGGGCCTCCTCCGTCTCCAACCAGACGATCGGGCGGCCGTCCCGCGCGAAGACCAGGTCGGCCTCGGGTCGGTGCTCTGGCGCCGCCCACTCCGGCGCGCCCAGACGGAAGCGGTGTCCGCCGCGCTGCGTCTGCATGCCGCACGAAGGCGCCTCGAGCGCGACGAGCGACGGATCGAAGGGCGCATCGAGCGCGTCGAGCACGGCGAGGCTCTTGGGGTGCGTGCTGCGCGCGGCGAGGCCGTGGAGCACCGCCCTCTCCTCGTCGTCGAGCGCGTCGAGCGCCGCGGCGTCCACGAGGCGCGGCTTGCCGGTCGTCAGCGTCCCGGTCTTGTCGAAGACCGCGCGCCGGACCCCGGGCAGGCGCCGCAGCAAGCCGGCGTCGCGCACGAAGAGCCCGCGGCGGCGGAGGTGACTCTGGGCGAGCTCCCACGCGAGCGGCGCCGCGATGCCGAACGCACACGGACAGGTCACCACCAGGACGGCGGTGGTCACGCGCACGGCCTCGTCGAACGTCCCGTGCATCATCCAGAGCGCGAAGGCGCCGGCCGCGGCGGCGAGCACGCCGGCCACGTAGAGGCCCGCGATCCGACCGGTGAGGGGGCTCGACGCCTCGCGCTCCAGGGGCGCGCGGAGCAAGCCCGTCAGCGGAGAGCCCGCGAGATCGGTGACGCACGTCGCCTGGACACCGCCTCCCGAGGCGAGGAAGGCCCCGGCGGGCGCGATGGCGCCAGCCTCGAAGCGACGCGGCTCGCTCTCCCCGTCGATCCAGTCGAGCCGGAGCGAGGCGGCCGAGGCGAGCACCGCGTCGACGGGGACGAGGTCGCCCGCGGCGAGGAAGAGCGTGTCGCCCGGCGCCAGCTCCGTGCAGCGGACCAGCTTGGGCCCGTCCCGCTCCAGTCGGCGCGACCAGAGCCCGAGGGTGCCGTCGCTCTTCAACAGACGCGCTCGGTTCTGCGCGACCACGCGCTCCTGCAGCCAGCGACCGACCAGCATGAGCGCCACGAAGACCGCGACGGTGTCGAAGTAGCCGGGTTCGAGAGGGCCGTCGCCTCCACCGAAGAAGCTCCAGGTCGACCCCACCGTGGCCAGCCCGATCCCGACCGCGATCGGCAGATCGAGGTGCACCAGCCCGCGGCGGAGGCTCTGCCAGGCGGACTTGACGAAGACGCCGCCCCCGACCACCACGGTGGCGACGCCGAGGGCGAAGGCCAGCTCCCGCGCCACGTCGTGGAGGCGCCCCTCGGTCAGGCCGAAGTAGAGCGCGAGGCTGACCATCATGGCGTTCGCGGCGAGCGCCACGCTGAGACCCATGCGGAGCGTGAGCGCGTCGCTCCGCGCGGAGCCCGCGAGCGCAGCCCCCTCCAACGCGGGACCGATGGCGTAGCCGACCGACCGGACCGCGTCCGCCCACCGGCGGAGATCGAAGCTCGGCTCGACGGCCAGGCGGATCCGTCCCCGCGAGGGGTTCACCACGCAAGATTTGCCTCCGGGCTGACGGGCGAAGACGGCCTCGAGCAACCAGACGCAGGCGGCGCAGTGCACCCCCTGCACGTCGACCTCGAGCCGCGTGAGCCCGGCGGCCGCCTCGAGACGCGCCTCGAGCGGAGCCAGCCACGCCGACTCCGCCTGCTCGGGGGGCGCCGGCAAGCCGGGCGCCGCGCCGCGCAGGTCGTAGTATCGGCCGAGCCCTTCGGCCTCCAGGATCGCGTGCACGCGCGCGCACCCAGCGCAGCAGAACGCGCCCTCGATCCCGCCGAGGGGGTTCGCGCAATGCCGGCAGGTGCCGGCGTAGGAGTCGAGGGTGGCGGTGCGCATGTCCGGCGCGAGGGACCCCTGAATGGGTCTCGCGGCGCGGCGTCTTGCAGAGGGCGTACCACCGCCGAGAGCTGGAACCGGGGAGGTCTGGACGGTGACATCGGCGCATCGACTGCGAGCTGACGCAGATCCTGCGTCTGCGCTTTCGCTTGAACATCACCGTGTGGGCGTGACACACATGTTTCGTGCGGTGGTTCCGACGTCTGCTTCGAAGTGAGGGATCTGCGCCCCCTTCCCCGGTCCTCCTGCGGGTGCAAGCCCCGGGCGGGAGCCCGGCGTCGGCCGTCGACGTGCGCGCACGCTGGCTCCCCTCCGGACGCACGACCGAGCGCAGCCACCGCACCGCGGACGGGCTCTGCGTGGTCTCCTGGATGGGCGACGAGGAGCGCGTCGAGCTGACCTTGCGCTCGGAGGTCGGCGGCGCGGCGCTCGAGCTTCACCGCGACCGGCCCGACGGTGGCCGCGTGCGCGACGTGGCGCTCGACGGCCCGCTCTGAGCTCGCCGGGCCGCGTGGCGAGGAGGCGTCGCGCGCGTACCTCGCGGTCGAGCCCATGGACCTGATCGTCGGTCACGACAACACGGACTTCGACGCGCTCGCGGCCGCGGTGGCGGCGCAGCGGCTCCATCCCGGCGCCATCATCGGGTTCGGTCGGGTGCTCACCGGTCCGGTGCGCGACTTCTGGTCGCTGCACAAGGACCGCTTCCCGGCCGAGCGCGTGGACGCGCTGCCGCTGGACGAGGTCGTGCGCCTCGTGGTGGTGGACGTGCGAGACCGCCGGCGCCTGGCCCACGTGGAGCGGGTGCTCGAGCGGCGCGACGAGGGCGCGCGGGTGGAGGTCTTCGTCTACGACCACCACCCGGCGTGCGAGCACGACGTGGCAGGGGACGCGGAGATCGTCGAGCCGGTCGGCGCGGTCACCACGCTCCTCGTCGAGCGCCTGCGCGCCCAGGAGATCTCGATCGACCCGACGGAGGCGACCCTCTTCGCGCTCGGCATCTACACCGACACCAACGCGCTGACGCTGGGGAGCACGACCGCGCGCGACGCCCGGGCCGCGGCGTGGCTGCTCGAGCGCGGGGCGCAGCTCTCCGTCGTCAACCGCTACCTCCGGCCGCGCTTCAGCGACGCCCAGCGCGTCGCGCTCTCCGAGGTGCTCGCGCACACCGAGCTGCACGAGATCGGCGGTCTGCACGTCGGCGTCGCCGCGCTCGCCCTCGAGACGCGCGTGGAGGGGCTCGCGGACGTCACGAGCGAGGCCCGCCGACTCCTCGGGCACGCGGCGCTCTTCGCGGTCACGACGACCCCGCGCGGCAAGGTCGAGATCGTCGGGAGGGCTTCCCAGGGCGGCGTGGACGTGGGCGCGACGCTCCGGACGCTCGGCGGGGGCGGTCACCCCGGCGCGGGCAGCGCCAGGCTCAAGACCGGCGAGATCGGCGACGTGGTGGCGCGACTGCTCGCGGCGCTCCGCGAGCGACCGCCGCGCCCCGAGCGGGTGTCCGACGTGATGAGCAGCCCGGTCGAGACGGTGGGACCCGGGCTGACCCTGGCCGAGCTCGCCGAGATGCTCGAGCGACGTGGCGTCTCGGGCATGCCGGTCGTACGTGACGGCGCCCTGCTCGGGGTCGTGAGCCGACGCGATGTGTCGCGCGCGCGCGAGGGCGGCCGACTGGAGCTACCCGTGACGAGCCACATGAGCGGCAACCTCCGCACCGTGGGCCCCGACGCGCCGCTCGAAGAGGCGCTGGCCGCGATGACCGAAGCCGACGTCGGCCGCCTCCCCGTCCTTCGAGACGAGCGCCTCGTCGGCATCGTCAGTCGCACCGACGTGCTCCGCGCGCTCTACCCGGAGTGACGCGGGGACCAACCGCTCAGTGCACCGTCAGCACCGGGATCGGGCTGCGCTGCACCAGCTCCTGGGTCGTGCTCCCGAGCAGGAGCCGATCGACCGCGTTCTTCCCGGACGCGCCGACCACCAGCAGATCGGCGTCGCGCTCGAGGGCGAGGTCGGTGAGCTGCTCGACCGTCTCCCCTCGCACGACCAGCGTGCGGACCGCCTGCGCATCGGGACCAAAGACGTCGTCGATCTGCGTGCGCAGCTCGCTCTTCAGCCAGTCGAGGCGCCGGCCGCGTTCGGACTCCGTCTCCCACTTCGCCGCGTCGTCGCGGAGCGTGGTGTGGACGAAGGGATCGGTGTCGACGTGGACGACCATGACCGCCGCGTTGAGCCGGGCGTGCAGCAGCCGCGCCCACTCCAGGGCGCGGCGTGAGGGCGCGCTGAAGTCGGTCGCCACCAGGATCGATCGTGCCGGCAACGCTCAGCCCTCTCCCGAAGGAACCGTGATGACCGGCACCTTGCTGCTCCGGACGACGCGCTCCGCGACGCTGCCCAGCAGGAGGTGCTTCAGCCCGGTGCGGCCGTGGGTGCCCATCACGACCAGGTCGGCGTCGAGCTCTTCCGTCATGCGCACGACCTCCTTGTAGGGGATCCCCTCGAGCAGGTGCGTCTCGAGCTTCACCCCCGACTTGCGCGACGCCAGCTCCTCGAGCGCCTTCTGGAGCTCCGCGGTGACCTTGGTCGTGAACTCGGGGCCGGCCATCATCGCCCCATCCGGGAGCGCATAGACGGGCAGCTGGTAGGCGTGAATCGCCTGCACATCAGCCCCGAACTTGGCGGCCAGCTCGATCGCATAGTCGAGCGCGTTCTCGGATGGCTCGGAAAAGTCCACCGGGACAAGGATCCGTCGAATCTCGGGCATCGAGTCTCTCCTCCGATCGCGCAGGCGCTGCGCCTCCGCGCAAGGTTTGCGTCAGTCTGCGCGCGACCCGGTCTTTAATCACCGTGCCTCGCGTCGAAACTCACCATGTTCAGTCACACACCCACGAACAGTGCACGACTCGGACCAGGCATCGAGCAGCACTCGCGCGCTCCATGCACCGGATGCGCCTCTCTGCGGCCCCGTCCTGTACCAAGCTTCTAGGCGCGAGCCTTGCACGGGCAACCGATCGCGCATGCCACCTCCCCCCAGCTCCGCGCCGCTGCGCCGCCTCGACGTGGCGCGCGCGTTCCCGCAAGCTCACTCCATGGGCGACCTCGCCCGACGCGACGCGCTGTTCGAGTACGTGGGCTTCGGAGACCGCGACGTGGTCGCGCTGACCTCTGCGGGCCCCGTGCTGCGCGAGGTCTTCGCCGATCTGGTGGAGGACTTCTGCGCGTCGCTCGCTAGCGACCCCGACGCCAGCGCCGTGCTCGGACCGGACGAGCGGCAGCGCTTTCGCCAGCGCCTCGAGCTGAGCGAGTGGCTCCACTCGCTCGTCGCCGGGCGCTACGACGAGACCTGGCTCGCGCGCGTCGAGAACGTCGGGCGCATGCACGTCCGCGTGCAGCTGCCGCAGCGATACATGCTCCTCGCCATGAGCCGCGTCCGCGCGGCGCTGCACTCCGCGCTGTGGAACGCGAGCCTGCCGCGGGAGGACGCGCGCGACGCGCACGTGGCGCTCGACAAGCTCTGCGACGTGGAGCTGGCGCTGATGCTCGACGCCTACCGCGAGCGCGACGTCTCGCGCGAGCGGCTGGCCGCGCTCGGTCAGCTCGCCGCGTCGATCGGCCACGAGCTGCGCACCCCGCTGGCGACGATCCGCACCTCCGCGTATCTGGCCCGGGAGGGAGAGGGGCTCGAGCACCTCGACAAGATCGATCGGCAGGCCACGCTCGCCGAGAAGATCATCACGGACATCCTCGAGATGGTCCGCGACGCGCCGCCGGCGAGGGAGCCCATCGATCTGCGCGCGCTCCTCGACGAGGCCTGCGTCGCCGCCCAGGGCGAGTGCACCGCGCTCGAGGTCGATCTCGCGGCCGCGGAGGTGCACGCCGACCGCGTGGCGCTGCGCCAGCTGCTCGTCAACTTGATCGACAACGCACAGCGCTCCGCGAGAGAGCACCACCCCGACGCGCGCGTGATGGTGAGCGCGCGCGCGGACGACACGGACCTGGTGATCGAGGTTCGCGACGGCGGGCGCGGGTTCCCGCGACAGATCCTGGAGAAGCGGTTCGCGCCCCTCTCCTCCACGCGCCCCGACGGCATCGGTCTGGGGCTCGCCCTGTGCGCGCGCATCGTCGAGCGCCACGGCGGAAGCTTGCACGCCGAGAACCCGCCCGAGGGCGGCGCGCTGGTCGTCGCGCGGATCGCCCAGGCGATCCAGGAAGGTCCCCGATGAGCCGCATCCTCCTGGTCGAGGACGACCTCGACCTCGCCGAGAACGTGCATCAACTCCTCGGCCGAATCGGGGAGGTCGAGGCGTGCACCGACGCGGACGCGGCGGCGGAGGCCGTGCGCTCCCGACGGTTCGACCTCGCGCTGATGGACGTGCGCCTCGCCTCGGACCTGGAGCCGCGCACCGCGCTCGATCTCCTGCCGCTCGTGCGCGAGCACTCGCCCGACGCGGAGATCGTCCTGATGAGCGGCTACGCGACCCTCGACTCCGCGCTCGAGGCGGTGCGACAGGGCGTGTTCGCGTACGTGCCCAAGCCCTTCGATCCGCGCGGCCTGCTCGCCCTCGCGGAGCGCGCGCTCTCCCAGGTCGCGCTGCGTCGCGAGCGCAAGCAGCTGTCGAAGGAGCTGGGGCGCTCGGAGGCGCTCCACCGCGCGGTCTTCGACGCCGTCGACGAGCTCATCGTCGGCCTCGACAAGTCTCACCGGATCCAGCTCTGGAACCGCGCGGCCGCCGCGGCGACGGGATGGAGCCTCGAGGAGGCGCTCGATCAGAACGCGTGCGATCTGCTGCTCGACGCCAGCCAGCGCGGGCTGTTCGACCACGCGGTCGAGAGCGCGAGCCGCGGCGAAGGCACCGGGGCCTTCCGGGTGCTCATCAACACGCGGGCGGGCGAGCAGCGCGTCGTGCAGTGGACCGCCAGGCCCCTCAGCCCCGACGGAGCGCCCCCGAGGATGGTGGTCGTCGCCGGGACGGACGTGACCGAGCGCCTCGCGCTCGAGCGGCGCGCGGCCGACGCCGAGGCGATGGCCGCGATGGGGCGGCTCACGAGCGCGCTGGCGCACGAGATCCGCAACCCCATCAACGCCGCCAAGCTGCAGCTCGAGGTGCTCCGCCGGTCTGCGATGAAGCTCGAGAACGGGGCGGACGCCATCCAGCGACGCGTCGAGGTGATCGGCGGCGAGCTCTCGCGGCTCTCACATCTGCTCGACGACTTCATGGGCCTCGCCCGCCCCAAGCACCTCACCCTGCACGCGGTGGAGCTCGAGGACGTGGTGAACGGGGTCGCGCACGTCCAGCGCCCCACAATCGAGTCCGCGGGGCTGTCCCTCGAGGTCGAGATCGGCGACGGGCTCTGCCCGAGCTACGCCGACGAGGGCAGACTCAAGCAAGCCATGATGCACCTCGTGACCAACGCCATCGACGCGCTGCAGGCGCGCGGCTCCGGCACCATCCGGCTCGCCGCGCTCCGCGACGGCCGGGTGCAAGAGCTCCGCGTCGAGGACGACGGCCCAGGGCTCGATCAGCCCGAGGACCAGGTGGTGGCGCCGTTCGTCACCACCAAGAAGACCGGCACCGGGCTCGGCCTCCCGTTCGCGAAGAAGATCACGGAGATGCACGGAGGGCAGCTGCTGCTGAGGCCGCGCGACGGCGGCGGGACCACGGTGCGCATCCGGCTGCCCGTCATCGACGCGAACGGCGTCCCGGAGCCGGGGTGATCGCCGTCGCCGTGGTCGCGGGCGCCTCGGCGGGGCTCGCCTCGATCCCGCACTGCGCAGGCATGTGCGGGCCGCTGGCCGCGTTCGCCGGTCGCACGCGGCGCGACGCGGGGCTCTACCAGGCTGGACGCCTCGCCGCCTACGTGGCGCTCGGGACGGCCGCGGGGCTGGCCGGCGAAGGCGTGGAGCGGATCCTCCCCGCCGCGTGGGCCGGCGCCCTGGTCAGCTTCTCGCTCGCCGCGGCCTTGCTCGTCAGCGCGTGGCGCCTCTGGCGTCGAGACGGCGAGACGCTGGTCCAGCTCGGCACGAAGCCGCCCCGTGAGTCGTGGTCGCGGCGGCTGGCGGCGCGCGTCCCGTTCTCCACGGGACACCCGGGGCTGCTCGGGGCGCTCACCGGGCTGCTTCCTTGCGGGACGCTCTACGCGGCGCTGCTGCTCGCGGCGGGTACGGGAGACACCCGCGCCGGCGCGGTGACCATGTTCGCGTTCGGCGCCACGAGCGCCCTCGGCCTCGCGGTGGTCGGCGCGGTCGCGGCCAAGGTGCGTGGGCTGATGCGGCGCGGCGCCGAGCCGACGTTCTTCGCGCGCGTCCTCGCGACCTGCCTGCTCGTGGGCGGCATCCTCCTCGCGATGCGGCCGATCTCCACCCTCGCCAGGCCTGACGCCGCGCCCTGTCACACCGAGGCGAACGCTCGCTGACCCCGCGCGCGTCCCTCCCGGGCGCCGCTCAGCCCAGGTCTTGCTCGGCCCACTCGCGGAGGCGGTACTGGATCTTCCGACGGGAGATGCCGAGGATCTCGGCCGCCTTCGCGGTCGATCCGTTCACCGCGTCGAGCGTCTTCTCGATGGCCATGCGCTCGAGCTCCGACATCGTGATGCCCGGGATCATCAGCCCGACTCCGTCGCCCGGCCGCGACTCCTTGCCCGTGCTCGGGAGGAGGCTCGCGTCGATCTCGTCGTCGGTGCAGAGCACCACCGCGCGCTCGATCGCGTTCTCCAGCTCGCGCACGTTGCCCGGCCACGGGTAGGCCAGGAGGGCCCGCATCGCGTCGTCGGCGAAGCCGCGGACGTCGCGGTCGTTCTTGTCCGCCATGCGACGCAAGAAATGCATCGCCAGGAGCGGCACGTCGCTCTTGCGCGCCCGCAGCGGCGGCACGTCCAGCCGGATCACGTTCAGCCGATAGAAGAGGTCCTCACGGAAGGTGCCGGCCGAGACGGCCTCGACCAGATCGCGGTTGGTCGCCGCGACGATCCGGACGTCGACCCGGATGGTCTCGTTGCCGCCGACCCGCTCGAACTCCTTCTCCTGCAGGAAGCGCAGGAGCTTCACCTGGAGCGGCATCGGGATCTCGCTGACCTCGTCGAGGAAGAGCGTGCCGCCGTCCGCTTGCTCGAAGCGCCCTTCCCTGCGCCCGACCGCGCCCGTGAAGGAGCCGCGCTCGTGTCCGAAGAGCTCCGACTCCAGCAGCGTCTCGGCGAGCGCGGCGCAGTTGAGCCGGACGAACGGGCCCGTGCGGCGCCTGCTGTTCTGATGAATCGCGGCCGCGATCAGCTCCTTGCCCGTGCCGCTCTCGCCGTGCACGAGCACCGACGCCTGGCTCGTGGCCACCTGCGCCACCGTCTTGAGCATGCGCTGCATCGACGGGTGATCGCCGATGATCTGCCCGAACGAGAAGCGCTCGTCGAGGCGCTCGCGCAGCGACCTGGCCTCCGACGCGAGCTTGGCCTTCTCCATGGCCCGGCCGACCAGCGCGCTCAGCGCGTCGAGATCCAGCGGCTTGGTCAGGTAGTTCTCGGCCCCGCGCTTGATGGCCTCGACCGCGGTGTCGATGGAGCCGAACGCCGTCATCACCACGAACGCGGTGGTGGGCGACTGCTCGCGGCCGCGCACGAGCAGCTCGAGGCCGTCCATGCGCGGCATCTTCAGATCGGTCAGGACCACGTCGGGCTCGAAGCGCGCCATGACGCGCAGCGCCTCGGCGCCGTCGCCCGCGGTGGCCGTGGCGTATCCCTCCTCTCCGAGCAGATCGTCGAGCGCGTCTCGCGCGTTCTGCTCGTCGTCGACGATCAGGATCTTTCCACGGCTTCGCCCCATGACGCGTGGAGCATGCGACGAGGCCGGGTCGGTCGCCAAGGCGAGGGACATGACGGGCCTCCTTTCAGGCCACCGCCACGTGCTCGCCCAAGGCCTGACGCAGCTTCTGCCGCGCCCGCAGCTCGATCTGCCGGACGCGCTCCCGCGAGAGCCCCATCCGGGTCCCGATGTTCGCCAGGGTCTCCTTGTCGTCGTGCAGGAGGCGCTTCTCGACGATCAGCCGCTCGCGCGCGTCGAGGTGCTCGAGGGCGGCGGCGACCGACTCCTCGTTGAGCCGGTGGAGCTCGTTCTTCGAGGCCTCCTCCTCGGGCGAGGCGC
It contains:
- the ccoN gene encoding cytochrome-c oxidase, cbb3-type subunit I, with protein sequence METRSVTYNDWVARWFTGASIVWGLVGMSVGALVALQLAFWPANLSDGGVPYFTFGRLRPLHTNAVIFAFVGNMIFAGMYHSTQRLLKTRVASDLLAKIHFWGWQAIILSAAITLPLGITQSKEYAELEWPIDIAVALVWVIFAINFFWTLKKRNEKHLYVAIWFYIATIVTITVLYVVNNLAIPAGLSFTSYSVFGGVQDALVQWWYGHNAVAFFLTTPVLGIMYYYLPKAADRPVFSYRLSIIHFWGLVFIYIWAGPHHLLNTALPEWAQTLGMVFSLMLWAPSWGGMLNGLLTLRGAWDRVRRDPVLKFFAAGVTFYGMATFEGPLLSIRSVSSLGHYTDWIIGHVHGGALGWNGFMAAGMFYWMVPRLFGTKLYSRKLADAHFYLGTLGILLYVVSMWVSGVTQGLMWRAETPDGGLLYPSFLETLDAIRPMYWARLTGGTVYLTGFFMLAYNLVMTIRGRKPIETTVEVVVEPEEDEVDWRAIVLSNPVKLVTVVAVLVGAVAFVNELASTLLISAAVFVTILGTIAIQVGSDDGPGWHSVLEGKALLFTVFTTIAVLIGGVAEIVPSVIIGEQDRRDTPMRPYTALELHGRDVYISEGCYNCHSQMIRPFTWEAARYPGGVSTMDDSIWDHPFQWGSKRTGPDLARESSQNRGAVWHYEHMIDPRSTSPGSIMPSYPHLRATRVPFDETQQKLGVMQLLGVPYDNPAVLGGEADARAQAAFIASELAPEVEPNGARGDLPLEESQLVALISYLERLGRNTSEWEGAPEEEGPTPVQVSEIPEDREEVTR
- the ccoS gene encoding cbb3-type cytochrome oxidase assembly protein CcoS translates to MEVLILTLFVSLVLAGAGALAFVWSIGRGSHEHADRLALLPLRDDPQPSDEDSASSSQPPSLPEDR
- a CDS encoding HAD-IC family P-type ATPase, which gives rise to MRTATLDSYAGTCRHCANPLGGIEGAFCCAGCARVHAILEAEGLGRYYDLRGAAPGLPAPPEQAESAWLAPLEARLEAAAGLTRLEVDVQGVHCAACVWLLEAVFARQPGGKSCVVNPSRGRIRLAVEPSFDLRRWADAVRSVGYAIGPALEGAALAGSARSDALTLRMGLSVALAANAMMVSLALYFGLTEGRLHDVARELAFALGVATVVVGGGVFVKSAWQSLRRGLVHLDLPIAVGIGLATVGSTWSFFGGGDGPLEPGYFDTVAVFVALMLVGRWLQERVVAQNRARLLKSDGTLGLWSRRLERDGPKLVRCTELAPGDTLFLAAGDLVPVDAVLASAASLRLDWIDGESEPRRFEAGAIAPAGAFLASGGGVQATCVTDLAGSPLTGLLRAPLEREASSPLTGRIAGLYVAGVLAAAAGAFALWMMHGTFDEAVRVTTAVLVVTCPCAFGIAAPLAWELAQSHLRRRGLFVRDAGLLRRLPGVRRAVFDKTGTLTTGKPRLVDAAALDALDDEERAVLHGLAARSTHPKSLAVLDALDAPFDPSLVALEAPSCGMQTQRGGHRFRLGAPEWAAPEHRPEADLVFARDGRPIVWLETEEALRPDAQREVAALLADGLEVWILSGDSVARTRAMAARLGLPEERAIGGQRPDDKAEWLRAHAPEETLFVGDGINDGPAAEVALASGTPAIDRPFMPARSDFYFVTAGLAPVRELLLEARRLARVVRGCLAFAVVYNLGAVGLAYAGLVEPWVAAVLMPISSVVTLAGAALAMRAPAGRSRWRS
- a CDS encoding CBS domain-containing protein yields the protein MDLIVGHDNTDFDALAAAVAAQRLHPGAIIGFGRVLTGPVRDFWSLHKDRFPAERVDALPLDEVVRLVVVDVRDRRRLAHVERVLERRDEGARVEVFVYDHHPACEHDVAGDAEIVEPVGAVTTLLVERLRAQEISIDPTEATLFALGIYTDTNALTLGSTTARDARAAAWLLERGAQLSVVNRYLRPRFSDAQRVALSEVLAHTELHEIGGLHVGVAALALETRVEGLADVTSEARRLLGHAALFAVTTTPRGKVEIVGRASQGGVDVGATLRTLGGGGHPGAGSARLKTGEIGDVVARLLAALRERPPRPERVSDVMSSPVETVGPGLTLAELAEMLERRGVSGMPVVRDGALLGVVSRRDVSRAREGGRLELPVTSHMSGNLRTVGPDAPLEEALAAMTEADVGRLPVLRDERLVGIVSRTDVLRALYPE
- a CDS encoding universal stress protein; the protein is MPARSILVATDFSAPSRRALEWARLLHARLNAAVMVVHVDTDPFVHTTLRDDAAKWETESERGRRLDWLKSELRTQIDDVFGPDAQAVRTLVVRGETVEQLTDLALERDADLLVVGASGKNAVDRLLLGSTTQELVQRSPIPVLTVH
- a CDS encoding universal stress protein; the protein is MPEIRRILVPVDFSEPSENALDYAIELAAKFGADVQAIHAYQLPVYALPDGAMMAGPEFTTKVTAELQKALEELASRKSGVKLETHLLEGIPYKEVVRMTEELDADLVVMGTHGRTGLKHLLLGSVAERVVRSSKVPVITVPSGEG